In Lascolabacillus massiliensis, a single genomic region encodes these proteins:
- a CDS encoding NDR1/HIN1-like protein, translating into MIKRVLLIVLSAVILTGCDVVNKIGGAYQLAQSEYRYNSLSNIQLAGINIGNASAISLSNLASISTILSGSNSRQNIPFSMTLNMDVTNPNTRAAFLDALDYSISINELEFVEGKMDIPIRIQPGETVVVPIPISVDLKSIINRYSQERVASEMSGFLGITPNETTVTVKLWPKLSVGNTLIKVPAAIPVEFKFGGR; encoded by the coding sequence ATGATAAAAAGAGTATTGTTAATAGTTCTTTCGGCTGTGATTCTAACCGGCTGTGATGTAGTAAACAAAATTGGAGGAGCCTACCAGCTGGCTCAAAGTGAGTATCGATATAATTCACTTTCCAATATCCAGCTGGCAGGAATAAATATTGGTAATGCTTCAGCAATATCACTTTCCAATCTGGCATCTATATCTACAATCTTATCAGGCAGTAACTCAAGGCAGAATATACCATTCAGCATGACTTTGAATATGGATGTGACTAATCCTAATACAAGAGCTGCTTTTCTTGATGCACTGGATTATTCAATTTCTATTAATGAACTGGAGTTTGTTGAGGGTAAAATGGATATCCCTATCAGAATTCAACCGGGTGAAACGGTTGTGGTTCCTATACCAATAAGCGTTGACCTTAAAAGTATAATAAACAGATATTCACAGGAAAGAGTGGCAAGTGAGATGAGTGGATTTCTGGGAATTACTCCAAATGAGACAACTGTTACAGTTAAATTATGGCCCAAATTGAGTGTGGGTAACACTCTTATTAAGGTTCCGGCTGCTATACCAGTTGAATTTAAATTTGGTGGGAGATAA
- a CDS encoding S-adenosylmethionine:tRNA ribosyltransferase-isomerase: MKKGVVQNIKISDFNYTLPDEKIAKYPLPQRDSSKLLIYKDSQLSSSNFSSLPDQLPGNSLLIFNNTRVIHARLHFMKATGANIEIFCLSPFSPKDYIMNFQQKGECSWICMIGNAKKWKEDLLSMEIDIKGLRVVLNAQKIDMAEMSNRNGSDVIVRFTWDNSDVTFSELLEVAGKLPIPPYLNRPAEEKDDETYQTLYSHVEGSVAAPTAGLHFTPAVMEGLAAKGVKTAEVTLHVGAGTFKPVKSDNLAGHEMHTEFISVPRETIEKIINHTGDIIVVGTTSMRTVESLYYIGKKLRTNPDTEPYKLSVNQWEPYEEDENEDPYIVLRAILDYLENTEQDQLISATRLLIAPGYNFHYPDALITNFHQPQSTLLLLVSAFVGGYWTTIYEYALQNNFRFLSYGDSSLLWKNPK, translated from the coding sequence ATGAAAAAAGGAGTCGTACAAAATATTAAAATATCAGATTTCAACTATACTTTACCAGATGAAAAGATTGCGAAATACCCTTTGCCACAGAGAGATTCTTCCAAACTCTTAATTTATAAAGATTCACAACTAAGCTCTAGCAATTTTTCATCACTACCTGATCAGCTGCCCGGTAACAGTCTCCTTATCTTCAATAATACAAGAGTAATTCATGCCAGGCTTCATTTTATGAAAGCAACAGGCGCGAATATTGAAATATTTTGTCTCTCTCCATTCAGTCCGAAAGATTATATAATGAATTTTCAGCAGAAAGGTGAATGCTCATGGATTTGCATGATAGGTAATGCAAAAAAATGGAAAGAAGATCTGTTGTCAATGGAAATTGATATAAAGGGATTAAGAGTGGTTCTTAATGCTCAGAAGATAGATATGGCAGAAATGTCAAATAGAAACGGCTCAGATGTAATAGTAAGGTTCACGTGGGATAACAGTGATGTTACATTTTCCGAGTTGCTCGAAGTCGCAGGCAAACTTCCTATTCCCCCATATCTTAACAGGCCAGCCGAAGAGAAAGATGATGAGACATATCAAACTCTTTATTCTCATGTGGAAGGGTCTGTCGCAGCTCCAACTGCAGGTCTTCACTTCACACCCGCGGTGATGGAGGGGTTAGCTGCCAAAGGTGTAAAAACAGCTGAGGTTACTCTTCATGTTGGTGCTGGTACTTTTAAGCCTGTTAAATCAGACAATTTAGCAGGGCATGAAATGCATACTGAATTTATATCCGTCCCAAGGGAAACAATTGAGAAAATCATTAACCACACAGGTGATATTATCGTAGTTGGTACTACCTCTATGCGTACAGTAGAAAGTTTGTACTATATCGGTAAAAAGCTTAGGACTAATCCAGATACAGAACCGTACAAGCTATCTGTAAATCAATGGGAGCCTTACGAAGAAGATGAAAATGAAGATCCCTACATTGTACTTCGTGCCATTCTTGATTATTTGGAGAATACCGAACAAGATCAGCTTATTTCAGCAACACGTTTACTTATTGCACCAGGTTATAATTTTCACTATCCGGATGCATTGATAACCAACTTTCATCAGCCTCAAAGCACTCTGTTACTACTTGTCTCAGCTTTCGTAGGAGGTTACTGGACAACAATATACGAATATGCTTTGCAAAATAATTTCAGATTTCTTAGCTATGGTGACAGTTCACTTTTGTGGAAAAACCCCAAATAA
- the hisS gene encoding histidine--tRNA ligase, which yields MQKPSIPKGTRDFSPVEMAKRNYIFDTIKEVYRIYGFSQIETPAMENLSTLMGKYGEEGDKLLFKILNSGDFLKDVNHDDITEGSSVKTANKISEKGLRYDLTVPFARYVVMHRNEITFPFKRFQIQPVWRADRPQRGRYREFFQCDADIVGSDSLLNEIELILIIDEVFSRLGINVSIRINNRKILSGIAEIIGESEKITEFTVAIDKLEKIGLESVNKELAASGFTEESINKLQPILKLSGSTKEKTAQLTEILAESEIGLKGVAEMDYLLDKSKAISLKNEVVLDLTLARGLNYYTGTIIEVKALDAEMGSITGGGRYDNLTGIFGMPGVSGVGISFGADRIYDVLTQLNLFPENLTHSTELMFVNFGEKEENYILPLITSLRGSGIRSELYPDAAKMKKQLTYANNNNIPFVAMVGENEMKNNTISLKNMKTGEQKSVSLQEIKDIIKGH from the coding sequence ATGCAGAAACCCTCTATTCCAAAAGGTACTCGTGATTTTTCGCCCGTAGAGATGGCGAAACGTAATTATATTTTTGATACAATCAAAGAGGTTTACAGAATTTATGGCTTCAGTCAGATTGAAACACCTGCAATGGAAAACCTGTCTACTCTGATGGGAAAATATGGTGAAGAAGGTGACAAATTGCTTTTTAAGATACTTAACTCAGGTGATTTCCTCAAAGATGTTAATCATGATGATATTACTGAAGGGAGCTCTGTAAAAACAGCTAATAAGATTTCTGAAAAAGGACTGAGATATGACCTTACAGTGCCTTTTGCAAGATATGTTGTTATGCACAGAAATGAGATAACATTCCCGTTCAAAAGGTTTCAGATTCAACCTGTTTGGCGAGCTGACAGACCTCAGAGAGGCAGATATCGTGAATTTTTTCAATGCGATGCTGATATAGTGGGTTCAGACTCTCTTTTAAATGAGATTGAACTTATCCTTATTATTGATGAGGTTTTCTCTCGATTGGGAATTAATGTATCAATAAGGATAAATAACAGAAAGATACTTTCAGGTATAGCAGAGATAATTGGTGAGTCCGAAAAAATAACTGAGTTTACGGTAGCTATTGACAAGCTTGAAAAAATTGGTCTTGAATCAGTAAACAAAGAGCTTGCTGCTTCTGGATTCACAGAGGAATCCATAAATAAGCTACAGCCTATTTTAAAACTTAGCGGATCTACTAAAGAGAAAACTGCCCAGCTTACTGAAATTTTAGCTGAATCAGAAATTGGTTTGAAAGGTGTGGCAGAGATGGATTACCTACTGGATAAATCTAAAGCCATTTCATTGAAGAATGAAGTTGTACTAGACTTAACATTGGCACGTGGTTTAAATTATTACACAGGTACAATTATTGAGGTTAAGGCTCTGGACGCTGAAATGGGAAGTATTACCGGTGGAGGCAGATATGATAATCTAACGGGTATTTTTGGAATGCCCGGTGTTTCAGGGGTTGGCATTTCGTTTGGCGCAGACCGCATTTATGATGTACTGACACAATTGAATCTGTTCCCTGAAAATCTTACTCACTCTACAGAGCTGATGTTCGTGAATTTCGGTGAGAAAGAGGAAAACTATATCTTACCATTGATCACCAGTCTGCGAGGATCTGGAATACGCAGCGAGCTTTACCCTGATGCTGCTAAAATGAAGAAACAGCTTACCTATGCCAATAACAACAATATACCTTTTGTTGCAATGGTTGGTGAAAATGAGATGAAAAACAATACAATCTCCTTAAAGAACATGAAAACAGGGGAACAAAAAAGTGTCTCTCTTCAAGAAATCAAAGATATAATTAAAGGTCACTGA
- a CDS encoding DUF2027 domain-containing protein, with amino-acid sequence MKKISTGDRVRFLNSIGGGVVKGFQNKQVVIVEDEHGFDVPVLISECVVVESASDNKMGSFSDEGNFQEEILKGTKQQLEDSLPDVRISESYQPEETVEGEKITACIAYLPVDPKNLSTTRYECYFVNDSNYFLFFNYMNRENNSWKSRYNGIVEPNTKIFLEEFGKNELNEIEKIAVQYIAFKHNKTYKFKNPCSVELRIDTVKFYKLHSFRENDYFEDNAIIYYIIKNDIPERELLISAGDLEQAMKEKEISERRPTKEPIRKRKSDPVIEVDLHINELIDTTAGMNNADILEYQMNKFNDVMKENIKNKNRRIVFIHGKGDGVLKTALLKELKKNYPSCYYQDASFQEYGYGATMVIIK; translated from the coding sequence ATGAAGAAAATATCTACAGGAGACAGAGTCAGATTCCTCAACAGTATTGGCGGAGGAGTAGTAAAAGGATTTCAGAACAAGCAGGTTGTAATTGTAGAAGATGAGCATGGGTTTGATGTTCCTGTGCTAATATCTGAATGCGTGGTTGTGGAATCAGCTTCGGACAATAAAATGGGAAGTTTTTCAGATGAAGGCAACTTTCAGGAAGAGATATTAAAAGGTACAAAACAACAACTTGAAGATTCATTGCCTGATGTGAGAATAAGTGAGTCATATCAACCTGAAGAGACTGTTGAAGGTGAAAAGATTACAGCCTGTATAGCATACTTGCCTGTTGACCCTAAAAACCTTTCAACTACCAGGTATGAATGTTATTTTGTGAACGACAGTAACTATTTTCTCTTTTTCAATTATATGAACCGTGAGAATAATAGCTGGAAAAGCAGGTATAACGGTATAGTAGAGCCAAATACAAAAATATTTCTTGAGGAATTTGGTAAAAATGAATTAAATGAAATAGAGAAGATTGCTGTACAGTATATCGCATTTAAGCATAACAAGACATATAAGTTTAAAAATCCATGTTCAGTAGAGCTGCGTATTGATACAGTAAAGTTTTATAAGTTACACAGTTTCAGGGAGAACGATTATTTTGAAGATAATGCAATTATATATTACATTATAAAGAATGATATCCCCGAACGAGAATTGCTTATTTCTGCAGGTGACCTTGAACAGGCTATGAAAGAGAAAGAGATCTCTGAAAGAAGACCGACGAAAGAACCTATAAGAAAAAGAAAAAGTGACCCGGTAATAGAAGTAGACCTGCATATTAATGAATTAATTGATACAACTGCTGGCATGAATAATGCTGACATACTTGAATATCAAATGAACAAATTCAATGATGTCATGAAGGAGAATATAAAAAACAAAAACCGGAGAATTGTATTTATACATGGGAAAGGAGATGGTGTACTCAAAACAGCATTATTAAAAGAATTGAAGAAAAACTATCCATCTTGCTACTACCAGGATGCCTCTTTTCAGGAGTATGGTTATGGAGCAACAATGGTTATAATTAAATAA
- a CDS encoding cold shock domain-containing protein, with protein sequence MAKSNSFSKREIEKNKQQKRKEKQKRREERKLKPTDTFEDMIAYVDPYGVITDERPEPNLVDKIELEDIEISIPPKEIEDKGDPTGIVEFYDEIKGFGFIKESDSPNKYFFHRSNAEYGIGENNMVTFRLEKGPRGMNAVEVKMLK encoded by the coding sequence ATGGCAAAATCAAATTCATTTAGTAAAAGAGAAATAGAAAAGAATAAACAGCAGAAAAGAAAAGAGAAACAGAAAAGAAGAGAAGAGCGAAAACTTAAACCTACTGATACCTTTGAAGACATGATAGCATATGTAGATCCCTATGGTGTTATTACAGATGAGCGTCCCGAGCCCAATTTGGTAGACAAAATCGAACTTGAAGATATTGAAATCTCAATTCCTCCAAAAGAAATTGAGGATAAAGGTGATCCTACAGGCATAGTTGAATTTTATGATGAAATTAAAGGTTTTGGATTTATTAAAGAATCTGATAGCCCAAATAAATACTTCTTCCATAGAAGTAATGCCGAATATGGTATAGGAGAAAATAATATGGTAACCTTTCGGTTAGAGAAGGGACCAAGAGGAATGAACGCTGTAGAAGTAAAAATGCTTAAGTAA